One genomic segment of Aquamicrobium lusatiense includes these proteins:
- a CDS encoding phage portal protein, which yields MSATWFDHAIASVAPRMAARRVLARQAFETLTRGYDGAARGRRTEGWRAPGSSADTEIGVAGALLRDRMRDLVRNNPHAAKAVAVLVNNIIGAGIMPRAASGDDKLDRKVDALFERWTAECDADGQLDFYGLQTLICREMVEAGEVLVRRRLRRSSDALPVPLQLQVLEADFLDATKSGALGAGRLVQGIEFDPVGKRRAYWLHAEHPGDAYGALQNGLQSRPVPATEIAHVYEKQRTQARGVPWGAPVIRSLRDLDDYEVAELVRKKTEACVTAIVFGDDEAQQGIAPSVVDADGNRVEQFEPGLIAYARGGKDIRFNQPSATGGYGEYKRASLHTISAGFRVPYELLTGDLSQVNYSSIRAGLVEFRRQIDAVQWQLFIPMFCAPVWRWFTEAAWAAGQIPSPTVPVEWSPPKFEAVDPQKDAMANLLSIRSGTMTLAEVIARQGRNPDAVLAEIAATNAKLDALGLVLDSDPRRVTKTGSAQSSDPTNDDPAADETDTDDPAANADNDPAQADQQD from the coding sequence ATGTCGGCGACCTGGTTCGATCACGCCATCGCATCGGTGGCGCCGCGCATGGCCGCGCGTCGCGTGCTGGCGCGTCAGGCCTTCGAGACCCTGACGCGGGGCTATGACGGCGCTGCACGCGGGCGGCGGACGGAGGGCTGGCGCGCGCCGGGATCCTCGGCCGATACCGAGATTGGCGTGGCCGGGGCGCTGCTGCGCGACCGGATGCGCGATCTGGTGCGCAACAACCCGCATGCGGCCAAGGCCGTGGCGGTGCTGGTGAACAACATCATCGGCGCGGGCATCATGCCGCGCGCCGCCAGCGGCGACGACAAGCTCGACCGGAAGGTCGATGCTCTCTTCGAGCGCTGGACGGCGGAGTGCGACGCCGACGGCCAGCTCGACTTCTACGGTCTGCAGACGCTGATCTGCCGCGAGATGGTCGAGGCGGGCGAGGTGCTGGTGCGGCGCAGGCTGCGGCGGTCGAGCGATGCCCTGCCGGTGCCGCTGCAGTTGCAGGTGCTGGAAGCGGACTTCCTCGACGCCACCAAGTCCGGAGCCCTCGGCGCAGGCCGCCTCGTGCAGGGGATCGAGTTCGACCCGGTCGGGAAGCGCCGGGCTTACTGGCTCCATGCCGAACATCCCGGCGACGCCTATGGGGCCTTGCAGAACGGTCTGCAGAGCCGCCCGGTCCCCGCGACCGAGATCGCCCATGTCTACGAGAAGCAGCGCACGCAGGCGCGCGGCGTCCCTTGGGGCGCGCCGGTGATCCGGTCCTTGCGCGATCTCGACGACTATGAAGTAGCCGAACTGGTCCGCAAGAAGACCGAGGCCTGCGTCACCGCCATCGTCTTCGGCGACGACGAGGCGCAGCAGGGCATCGCGCCCTCCGTGGTCGATGCCGACGGCAACCGGGTCGAGCAGTTCGAGCCGGGGCTGATCGCCTATGCGCGCGGCGGCAAGGACATCCGCTTCAACCAGCCCTCGGCCACCGGCGGCTATGGCGAGTACAAGCGGGCCAGCCTGCACACGATCTCGGCCGGCTTCCGGGTGCCCTACGAGCTGCTGACCGGGGACCTGTCCCAGGTGAACTACTCCTCGATCCGGGCGGGGCTGGTCGAGTTCCGCCGCCAGATCGACGCCGTCCAATGGCAGCTCTTCATCCCGATGTTCTGCGCGCCGGTCTGGCGCTGGTTCACCGAAGCCGCATGGGCGGCGGGGCAGATCCCGTCGCCGACCGTGCCGGTGGAATGGTCGCCGCCCAAGTTCGAGGCGGTGGATCCGCAAAAGGACGCGATGGCGAACCTGCTGTCGATCCGCTCCGGCACCATGACGTTGGCCGAGGTGATCGCCCGGCAGGGCCGCAATCCGGACGCGGTCCTGGCGGAAATCGCCGCGACCAACGCCAAGCTGGACGCGCTGGGGCTGGTGCTCGACAGCGATCCGCGGCGGGTGACCAAGACCGGCAGCGCGCAGAGCAGCGATCCGACGAACGACGACCCGGCCGCCGACGAAACGGACACCGACGACCCGGCCGCCAACGCGGACAATGACCCGGCGCAGGCCGACCAACAGGACTGA
- a CDS encoding phage head-tail joining protein, with product MTDWTETELSALRRAYASGTTRVSYDGKSVDYGSAEDLLARIRTIERAIAGTTRPLPVAGLAGFSRGDR from the coding sequence ATGACCGACTGGACGGAAACCGAGCTCTCGGCGCTGCGCCGGGCCTATGCCAGCGGCACGACCCGGGTCAGCTATGACGGCAAGTCGGTGGACTACGGCTCGGCCGAGGATCTTCTGGCGCGCATCCGCACCATCGAGCGCGCCATCGCGGGCACCACACGGCCGCTGCCCGTGGCCGGGCTCGCAGGCTTCTCGCGCGGGGATCGCTGA
- a CDS encoding phage terminase large subunit family protein: protein MYAPTSLSSPRSGPTSGESGDGLTDFDGAGEILRAWGAGLRPDPDLTVSEWADRHRMLSGRASAEPGRYRTVRTPYMREIMDRLSPGDPTQRVVFMKAAQVGATEAGNNWIGFAIHQAPGPMLAVQPTVELAKRNSRQRIDPLIDESPELRERVKPARSRDAGNTMLSKEFAGGILIMTGANSAVGLRSTPARYIFLDEVDAYPASADEEGDPVTLAEARSLTFAHRRKVLLVSTPTIRGLSRIEREYEASDQRRFFVPCPHCGAMQWLKFDRLRWQKGRPETAEYHCEGCDAAIAEHHKTAMLEGGEWRATATAADPTTVGYHLSALYSPIGWLSWERIVRAWDAAQGSDEAIKAFRNTILGETWVETGEAPDWQRLYDRRERWTSGTVPAGGLFLTAGADVQKDRIEVDVWAWGRGLESWLVDHVVIEGGPDRHDAWSELTALLDRSWPHERGAQLRIARLAIDTGYEAPAVYSWSRAQGFAQVSPVKGVEGFNRSSPVSGPTFVDATEGGKRLRRGARLWTVAVSTFKAETYRFLRLARPTEEEMAEGAAFPPGSVHLPHWVENEWLKQFVAEQLVTVRTKRGFARLEWQKLRERNEALDCRVYARAAAWIAGADRWPDEKWRDLEDQLGAAPTDTDPAGQINRPGQAPQGKRRSDWLGRRGGWF, encoded by the coding sequence ATGTACGCGCCCACCTCATTGAGCTCGCCGAGGTCCGGCCCGACTTCCGGTGAGAGCGGCGATGGCCTGACGGACTTCGACGGTGCGGGCGAGATCCTGCGCGCCTGGGGCGCAGGGCTGCGGCCCGACCCAGACCTGACCGTTTCGGAATGGGCGGACCGGCACCGGATGCTCTCGGGCCGCGCCTCGGCCGAGCCCGGGCGATACCGCACGGTGCGCACGCCCTACATGCGCGAGATCATGGACCGGCTGTCGCCCGGCGACCCCACGCAGCGGGTCGTGTTCATGAAGGCCGCGCAGGTCGGCGCGACCGAAGCCGGGAACAACTGGATCGGGTTCGCCATCCATCAGGCGCCCGGGCCGATGCTGGCGGTCCAGCCGACGGTGGAGCTGGCGAAACGCAACTCTCGGCAGCGGATCGATCCGCTGATCGACGAGAGCCCGGAGCTGCGGGAGCGGGTCAAACCGGCGCGCTCGCGCGACGCGGGCAACACGATGCTGTCGAAGGAGTTCGCGGGCGGCATCCTGATCATGACCGGGGCGAACTCGGCGGTCGGGCTGCGGTCCACCCCGGCGCGGTACATCTTCCTCGACGAGGTCGACGCCTATCCGGCCTCGGCCGACGAGGAAGGCGATCCGGTGACACTTGCCGAGGCGCGGTCGCTGACCTTCGCGCATCGGCGCAAGGTGCTGCTGGTCTCGACGCCGACGATCCGGGGTCTGAGCCGGATCGAGCGCGAGTACGAGGCATCCGACCAGCGCCGGTTCTTCGTGCCGTGCCCGCATTGCGGCGCGATGCAGTGGCTGAAGTTCGACAGGCTGCGCTGGCAGAAGGGCCGCCCGGAGACGGCGGAGTATCACTGCGAGGGCTGCGACGCGGCAATCGCGGAACACCACAAGACGGCGATGCTGGAGGGCGGCGAATGGCGGGCGACCGCCACGGCCGCCGATCCGACCACGGTCGGGTATCACCTCTCGGCGCTCTATTCGCCGATCGGCTGGCTGAGCTGGGAGCGGATCGTGCGGGCTTGGGACGCGGCCCAAGGGTCGGACGAGGCGATCAAGGCGTTCCGCAACACGATCCTCGGCGAGACATGGGTCGAAACCGGGGAAGCCCCCGACTGGCAGCGGCTCTACGACCGACGCGAGAGGTGGACATCCGGAACGGTGCCTGCGGGCGGGCTGTTCCTGACCGCCGGGGCCGACGTGCAGAAGGACCGGATCGAGGTCGATGTCTGGGCATGGGGGCGTGGTCTGGAAAGCTGGCTCGTCGATCACGTCGTGATCGAGGGCGGGCCGGATCGGCATGACGCATGGTCGGAGCTGACCGCGCTGCTCGACCGGTCCTGGCCGCATGAACGCGGCGCGCAACTGCGGATCGCGCGGCTCGCCATCGATACCGGCTACGAGGCCCCGGCGGTCTATTCCTGGTCGCGGGCGCAAGGCTTCGCGCAGGTCTCGCCGGTCAAGGGCGTCGAAGGGTTCAACCGCTCGAGCCCGGTGTCTGGGCCGACCTTCGTCGACGCGACCGAGGGCGGGAAACGCCTGCGGCGCGGGGCGCGGCTCTGGACCGTGGCGGTGTCGACCTTCAAGGCCGAGACCTACCGCTTCCTGCGGCTGGCGCGGCCAACCGAGGAGGAGATGGCCGAAGGCGCGGCGTTCCCGCCCGGCTCGGTGCACCTTCCGCATTGGGTCGAGAACGAATGGCTGAAGCAGTTCGTGGCCGAGCAGCTGGTGACGGTGCGCACCAAGCGCGGCTTCGCCCGGCTGGAATGGCAGAAGCTCCGCGAACGCAACGAGGCGCTGGATTGCCGGGTCTATGCCCGCGCCGCCGCCTGGATCGCGGGCGCGGACCGCTGGCCCGACGAGAAATGGCGCGACCTCGAGGATCAGCTCGGGGCCGCCCCCACCGACACCGATCCCGCCGGACAGATCAACCGGCCGGGACAGGCCCCGCAGGGCAAGCGCCGCTCCGACTGGCTCGGGCGGCGCGGAGGATGGTTCTGA
- a CDS encoding DUF3489 domain-containing protein, which yields MTKLSDTQALILSAAAQRHEHIALPLPESLRGGAAAKVVGAMLAKGFLQEADADMRKGELVWRETGDGHGVTLIATEAGLAAIGIEPEDANLAPAGATDAPTKEPAPDTPTGAETARKMRTPREGTKQATLIAILRAPDGATIDEIMAATGWQSHTVRGAMAGALKKKLGLEVTSEKVENRGRVYKLPAA from the coding sequence ATGACCAAGCTTTCCGACACCCAAGCCCTGATCCTGAGCGCCGCCGCCCAGCGGCACGAGCACATCGCCCTGCCGCTGCCCGAGAGCCTGCGCGGCGGAGCTGCCGCCAAGGTGGTCGGCGCGATGCTCGCGAAGGGGTTCCTGCAGGAGGCCGACGCGGACATGCGCAAGGGCGAGCTCGTCTGGCGCGAGACCGGCGACGGCCACGGCGTCACACTGATCGCCACCGAGGCAGGCCTCGCCGCCATCGGGATCGAGCCCGAGGACGCGAACCTCGCGCCTGCGGGCGCGACGGACGCGCCGACCAAGGAGCCCGCGCCTGATACCCCCACCGGGGCCGAGACCGCGCGCAAGATGCGCACGCCGCGCGAGGGCACCAAGCAGGCCACGCTGATCGCCATACTGCGCGCGCCGGACGGCGCGACCATCGACGAGATCATGGCCGCGACGGGCTGGCAGTCGCACACGGTGCGCGGCGCGATGGCCGGGGCGCTGAAGAAGAAACTCGGGCTCGAGGTGACCTCGGAGAAGGTCGAGAACCGGGGGCGCGTGTACAAACTCCCCGCAGCCTGA
- a CDS encoding DUF7220 family protein, with product MKQSRLMSLVESVANVIVGYGVAVMTQILIFPIFGLHTTLAQNLKMGAIFTIVSIARSFALRRVFEAIRMRTAK from the coding sequence ATGAAGCAATCACGCCTCATGTCGCTGGTCGAGTCCGTCGCCAACGTGATCGTCGGCTACGGCGTCGCGGTCATGACGCAGATCCTGATCTTCCCGATCTTCGGCCTGCACACGACGCTGGCGCAGAACCTGAAGATGGGCGCCATCTTCACCATCGTGTCGATAGCGCGTTCCTTCGCCTTGCGGCGGGTGTTCGAGGCGATCCGGATGCGGACCGCCAAATGA
- a CDS encoding site-specific DNA-methyltransferase, which produces MTLSFAPDAIETWPLSRLQPYAKNAKAHGADQVAKIAASMAEFGWTVPCLVAEDGELIAGHGRVLAATQLGLTEAPVIVLGHLTEAQRRAYRIADNKLTELGTWDEALLSAELNDLMAEDFDLSLVGFSDGELDKLLAFVPEADGEEGGAGGSVPTVTIPEPPRNPASRTGDLWILGDHRLLCGDSTSAADVRRLMNGERAVLFATDPPYLVDYDGSNHPTRNKDWSASYGTTWDDSSQGAELYDGFIAAAVTEAIAENAAWYCWHASRRQAMLEACWEKAGAFVHQQIIWVKDRGVLTRSHYLWKHEPCFMGWRRPNRPPKVAEQTLPSTWEMPSFAKDERPDHPTPKPLDAFGIPMRQHVARGGLCYEPFSGSGSQIMAGEANGRRVFAMEISPAYVDVAVERWQAETGRDAILDGDGRTFAQVRTERLGDDAEAPADTPDLDAAPEPARKRKTAA; this is translated from the coding sequence ATGACGCTGAGCTTCGCCCCGGACGCGATCGAGACGTGGCCGCTGTCGCGCCTCCAGCCCTACGCGAAGAACGCGAAGGCGCATGGGGCGGACCAGGTGGCGAAGATCGCCGCCAGCATGGCCGAGTTCGGCTGGACCGTGCCCTGCCTCGTCGCCGAGGACGGGGAGTTGATCGCGGGCCACGGGCGCGTGCTGGCCGCAACCCAGCTGGGACTGACCGAAGCGCCGGTGATCGTGCTGGGCCATCTGACCGAGGCGCAGCGGCGGGCCTACCGGATCGCGGACAACAAGCTGACGGAACTCGGCACCTGGGACGAGGCGCTGCTGTCGGCGGAACTGAACGACCTGATGGCGGAAGACTTCGACCTGTCGCTGGTCGGCTTTTCCGATGGCGAGTTGGACAAGCTGCTGGCCTTCGTGCCGGAGGCGGACGGTGAAGAAGGTGGCGCCGGAGGCTCCGTGCCGACGGTGACCATCCCCGAACCACCCCGCAACCCGGCGTCGCGCACGGGCGATCTGTGGATCCTCGGAGACCATCGCCTCCTTTGCGGCGACAGCACCAGCGCTGCCGATGTGCGCCGCCTGATGAATGGCGAGCGGGCGGTGCTGTTCGCGACCGACCCGCCGTATCTCGTGGACTACGACGGCTCGAACCATCCGACCCGCAACAAGGACTGGTCCGCGTCCTATGGCACGACCTGGGACGACAGTTCGCAGGGGGCCGAGCTTTACGATGGCTTCATCGCTGCAGCCGTGACGGAAGCCATCGCCGAAAATGCTGCTTGGTATTGCTGGCATGCCTCGCGCCGCCAGGCGATGCTGGAGGCCTGCTGGGAAAAAGCCGGGGCCTTCGTCCATCAGCAGATCATCTGGGTGAAGGACCGAGGCGTCCTGACCCGGTCCCACTACCTCTGGAAGCACGAACCCTGCTTCATGGGCTGGCGCCGTCCGAACCGTCCGCCGAAGGTGGCCGAGCAGACACTGCCGTCGACCTGGGAGATGCCGTCCTTCGCCAAGGACGAGCGCCCCGACCATCCGACGCCGAAACCGCTCGACGCCTTCGGCATCCCGATGCGCCAGCACGTCGCCCGCGGCGGCCTCTGCTACGAACCCTTCTCGGGGTCCGGCTCTCAGATCATGGCAGGCGAGGCCAACGGACGCCGCGTCTTTGCGATGGAGATCAGCCCGGCCTATGTCGATGTCGCCGTGGAGCGCTGGCAGGCCGAGACCGGCCGCGACGCGATCCTCGACGGCGACGGCAGGACCTTCGCGCAGGTGAGAACCGAGCGGCTGGGCGACGACGCCGAAGCCCCGGCCGATACGCCGGACCTGGACGCCGCCCCCGAACCCGCGCGAAAGCGCAAGACCGCCGCGTGA
- a CDS encoding DUF6362 family protein — MADREWTADCVADHFEEAFRTLRKLPPVKAQGYFNTWPDIVRTSREIAAMEPQPMRVWPSAAAITRLEQTFDWVLWIEEAERKLVWSRAARVPWKQISGELGCDRTTAWRRWQLALTKIAARLNAQ, encoded by the coding sequence ATGGCTGATCGCGAATGGACCGCCGACTGCGTCGCCGATCATTTCGAGGAGGCGTTCCGCACCCTGCGCAAGCTGCCGCCGGTCAAGGCGCAGGGCTACTTCAACACCTGGCCCGACATCGTGCGGACGAGCCGCGAGATCGCGGCGATGGAGCCGCAGCCGATGCGGGTCTGGCCCTCGGCCGCCGCGATCACCCGGCTCGAGCAGACCTTCGACTGGGTGCTCTGGATCGAGGAGGCGGAGCGCAAACTGGTCTGGTCGCGCGCGGCCCGGGTGCCGTGGAAGCAGATCAGCGGCGAGCTCGGTTGCGACCGCACGACAGCGTGGCGTCGCTGGCAACTGGCGCTGACCAAGATCGCCGCGCGCCTGAATGCGCAGTGA
- a CDS encoding AAA family ATPase: MSDDGILHFNPWMDFNDGPPSENPFGCDPDPQQIAVFLDTVFSWCEGLIPLRGFVDKGQGRDGKPHNIWIPADDTAPEKLATFAGWANREGAAVYVIPGTVAEQGQARAADVLQMRAIVVDLDAGDIPAKLDHVTRHIGTPTLIIESGGRTPEGAAKLHVWWKLTEPAEGGDLSTLCRLRGEIAVKVGGDTHFRSAHQPIRVPGTVYHKHGHQRLVQIREQRDVEVDLADFAEKVAEMPPLPGVGFASDVAAPTAKPGIDAVLTTPVREGAVDDWSRFQGASAAIGHYVRLVHEGRLDPFAGWEAICGYNAAMLRPSWPLDRLMAESERLWALHVKRNGPPLLRAAHVDAPTSPLPTFSLGALLDDTSPMPEDVIGPRVLTPGGLLVLGGAPKVGKSDFLISWLVHMAAGVPFLGFTPPRPLRVFYLQAEIQYHYLRERMQQIALPAAVIAAARDTFIATPKLKLLLDAEGVARVAEAIRAAFPEAPPDIIVIDPIRNLFDGGPEGGGENDNTAMMFFLKDRVELLREAVNPDAGVILAHHTRKATKHQVKDDPFLALSGASALRGFYTSGLLMHRPDEDSTVRRLEIELRNGPALPGKLIDKVKGEWVELNPLNERLVRKEVGARLDAERLRKHDVILGMLLDEAASERLYTAMQFAETFENRGGLGSKHTIRERLSVLATKGFVKFLRDPSGFGFPVTRSRFGYLCVEGMQFGAPVEEVDPDIGEVTTTARPVLPSHFKCPQSGLCLQVENPAVWVYPEGLEDDLTHMSEA; encoded by the coding sequence ATGAGCGACGACGGCATCCTGCATTTCAACCCGTGGATGGACTTCAATGACGGGCCACCGTCCGAGAACCCGTTCGGCTGCGACCCTGATCCCCAGCAGATCGCCGTCTTCCTCGACACCGTGTTCAGCTGGTGCGAGGGGCTGATCCCGCTCCGGGGTTTCGTCGACAAGGGTCAGGGCCGAGACGGCAAGCCGCACAACATCTGGATCCCGGCCGACGACACCGCGCCCGAGAAACTCGCAACTTTCGCTGGATGGGCGAACCGCGAAGGCGCCGCCGTTTATGTCATCCCCGGCACGGTCGCCGAACAGGGTCAGGCCCGCGCCGCCGATGTGCTGCAGATGCGGGCCATCGTCGTCGATCTCGACGCAGGCGATATACCAGCCAAGCTGGATCATGTCACCCGCCACATCGGAACGCCGACGCTGATCATCGAAAGCGGCGGGCGCACGCCAGAGGGCGCCGCGAAGCTCCATGTCTGGTGGAAACTGACCGAACCCGCCGAGGGCGGTGATCTCTCCACCCTCTGTCGCCTGCGCGGCGAGATTGCCGTGAAGGTCGGCGGCGACACGCATTTCCGCTCGGCACACCAGCCGATCCGGGTGCCCGGCACAGTCTATCACAAGCACGGCCACCAGCGCCTCGTGCAGATCCGCGAACAGCGCGACGTCGAAGTCGACCTTGCGGACTTCGCCGAGAAGGTCGCCGAGATGCCGCCGCTGCCCGGTGTGGGCTTCGCCAGCGACGTTGCCGCGCCGACCGCGAAGCCCGGCATCGACGCGGTGCTCACCACGCCGGTGCGCGAAGGCGCGGTGGACGACTGGTCCCGCTTCCAGGGGGCCAGCGCCGCCATCGGCCATTACGTGCGCCTGGTGCACGAGGGCCGCCTCGACCCCTTCGCGGGCTGGGAGGCGATCTGCGGCTACAACGCCGCCATGCTGCGCCCATCGTGGCCGCTCGATCGGCTCATGGCGGAGTCCGAACGGCTCTGGGCGCTGCATGTGAAGCGCAACGGTCCGCCGCTCCTGCGCGCAGCCCACGTCGATGCCCCGACCAGCCCGCTGCCGACCTTCAGCCTTGGCGCGCTCCTCGACGACACGAGCCCGATGCCCGAGGACGTCATCGGGCCGCGCGTGCTGACGCCGGGCGGTCTCCTGGTGCTGGGCGGCGCGCCCAAGGTCGGCAAGAGCGACTTCCTGATCTCATGGCTCGTGCACATGGCCGCTGGCGTGCCGTTCCTCGGCTTCACGCCGCCCCGGCCGCTGCGCGTGTTCTATCTGCAGGCCGAGATCCAGTATCACTATCTGCGCGAGCGCATGCAGCAGATCGCGCTGCCCGCCGCCGTGATCGCCGCCGCGCGCGACACCTTCATCGCCACGCCGAAGCTGAAGCTACTGCTCGACGCGGAAGGCGTCGCCCGCGTGGCCGAGGCGATCCGGGCCGCATTCCCCGAGGCGCCACCCGACATCATCGTCATCGACCCGATCCGCAACCTCTTCGATGGCGGCCCTGAGGGCGGCGGCGAGAACGACAACACCGCCATGATGTTCTTCCTGAAAGATCGGGTGGAGCTTTTGCGCGAGGCGGTCAATCCGGACGCGGGCGTCATCCTCGCCCACCACACCCGCAAGGCCACCAAGCATCAGGTCAAGGACGATCCCTTCCTCGCGCTCTCCGGCGCAAGCGCGCTGCGCGGTTTCTACACCTCGGGGCTGCTCATGCACCGGCCCGACGAGGACAGCACCGTCCGCAGGCTGGAGATCGAGCTGCGCAACGGCCCCGCGCTGCCGGGCAAGCTGATCGACAAGGTGAAGGGCGAATGGGTCGAACTGAACCCGCTGAACGAGCGACTGGTGCGCAAGGAGGTCGGGGCCAGGCTCGATGCCGAGCGGCTACGCAAACACGATGTCATCCTCGGCATGCTGCTGGATGAGGCGGCGAGCGAGCGCCTCTACACCGCGATGCAGTTCGCCGAGACCTTCGAGAACCGGGGCGGTCTGGGCAGCAAGCACACGATCCGTGAACGCCTCAGCGTGCTGGCGACCAAGGGCTTCGTGAAGTTCCTGCGCGACCCCTCGGGGTTCGGCTTCCCCGTCACCCGGTCGCGGTTCGGCTATCTCTGCGTCGAGGGCATGCAGTTCGGCGCGCCTGTCGAGGAGGTCGATCCGGACATCGGCGAGGTCACCACAACCGCCCGTCCGGTCCTGCCCAGCCACTTCAAATGCCCCCAATCCGGGCTCTGCCTGCAGGTCGAAAACCCCGCCGTCTGGGTCTACCCGGAGGGGCTGGAGGACGACCTAACTCATATGAGTGAGGCCTGA
- a CDS encoding PD-(D/E)XK nuclease family protein produces the protein MTLDYNHRPSFAERVNAAVDRALTADQATRPPRDYLGGSRLGHACERALQFEFTATPKDEGQDFSGQSLRIFAIGHTLEDLAVAWLRGAGFDLYTRKGNRPDGGQFGFSVAGGRIRGHVDGIIAAGPEGFGLAVPALWECKTMNAKNWRACVKDGVTKSKPVYAAQIALYQAYMETSVPGISAAPAVFTAINKDTAEMHHELVPFDADLAQRMSDRGVRILQATDAGELLPRIATTPDFFECRFCPWAERCWRLPA, from the coding sequence TTGACCCTCGATTACAATCACCGGCCCAGCTTCGCCGAGCGAGTCAACGCCGCCGTCGATCGGGCGCTCACCGCCGATCAGGCGACGCGGCCGCCCCGCGACTATCTCGGCGGCTCGCGCCTCGGCCATGCCTGCGAGCGGGCGCTGCAGTTCGAGTTCACCGCGACGCCGAAGGACGAGGGCCAGGACTTCTCGGGCCAATCGCTGCGCATCTTCGCCATCGGCCACACGCTCGAGGATCTGGCCGTCGCCTGGCTGCGCGGCGCGGGCTTCGACCTCTACACCCGCAAGGGCAACCGGCCCGATGGCGGCCAGTTCGGCTTCTCGGTCGCGGGCGGGCGCATCCGGGGCCATGTTGATGGCATCATCGCCGCCGGGCCCGAGGGCTTCGGTCTTGCCGTTCCGGCCCTCTGGGAATGCAAGACGATGAACGCGAAGAACTGGCGCGCCTGCGTCAAGGACGGCGTGACCAAGTCGAAGCCGGTCTACGCCGCCCAGATCGCGCTCTATCAGGCCTACATGGAAACCAGCGTGCCAGGCATCAGCGCCGCGCCTGCTGTGTTCACCGCGATCAACAAGGACACGGCCGAGATGCACCACGAACTGGTGCCATTCGACGCCGACCTCGCGCAGCGCATGTCCGACCGGGGCGTGCGGATCCTGCAGGCGACCGATGCGGGCGAGTTGCTGCCGCGCATCGCCACCACGCCCGACTTCTTCGAGTGCCGCTTCTGCCCGTGGGCCGAGCGCTGCTGGAGGCTGCCGGCATGA
- a CDS encoding DUF6511 domain-containing protein, with amino-acid sequence MASITPITAEDRRRLWHPRGTLCAVCRQPTRGFGWFDPHRSKQPRPSVWFCSMPCQSFWTRLARERFAMVDLTEEERAAITATMKRVALLMDEIGWATPLAELTEAQVRALIEEAVEGFREAMSDIARAQTPEVPF; translated from the coding sequence ATGGCTTCCATCACCCCCATCACCGCCGAGGACCGGCGGCGGCTCTGGCATCCGCGTGGAACGCTCTGTGCTGTCTGCCGGCAACCCACCCGTGGTTTTGGCTGGTTCGATCCGCACCGGTCGAAGCAGCCTCGGCCTTCGGTCTGGTTCTGCTCGATGCCCTGCCAGTCCTTCTGGACGCGCTTGGCGCGGGAGCGTTTCGCCATGGTTGACCTGACCGAGGAAGAGCGCGCCGCGATCACCGCCACCATGAAGCGCGTGGCTCTGCTGATGGACGAGATCGGCTGGGCCACCCCGCTTGCCGAACTCACCGAGGCGCAGGTGCGCGCGCTGATCGAGGAAGCCGTCGAGGGCTTCCGCGAGGCCATGTCCGACATCGCCCGGGCGCAGACGCCGGAGGTGCCGTTTTGA